AATCACAGCCCTGGAGGACGAGGAGGCGCAGGTATCCCTCCCTCAAATGGTGTTTGAGACCAGAGCCGATGAACTGATAGACATAGCCGGCTTCACCAGGATAAGCGAAAAGACAATATCTCAGGCGATTGTCAATGCAGGACTGACCCAAGAGGACTGGGCCATCCGCAAAGAGGCTAATAACGACAAGACCTCGCTCCATTTATACATTGAACTGAACGGTGAGTATTCCAGGGAGAACATTGCCCCGGTCCTGCACGAAGAACTGACCAGGATTGACCCGGGATACCGGGACCTGGAACGGATGATGGACATCCGTCCTCTGGAAGTGACGGTGCTACGTACCGGCACCTTCGGAGATTACTACATACAGCAACGCGACAGTGGGGCTGAGCTGATGCAGCGCAAGCCGCCGCGGATGAATACCCCGGACGATATCATCGGTGAGTTACTACGCATCAGCGATACGCGGGGAATACAAGTGGCGCAGTTGACTGAAGCTACCTGGAATACTGAAGCAGGTGCTGTTTCAGCACATCTCACAGGATGAATGAGGCCCCGGTCATGAATTACGGGATAAGGAGGAGCCGGATTTGACCGCATACCTGGTGATACCCGTCATGGAAGTGGTTTTCTGCCTGATTCTACTGGTGCTGCTGGTGGTCAGGGGTAAACACCATATTGCGCGAAAGCCCTTCTTCCTGTTCCTTTTCAGCATGGTACTGTGGGGTCTCTTCATCTATCTAATGCGCCGTGAGCCTGACCTTGTAACGGCACTACTCTGGGAGAGGCTGGTTTTCGTGGCCATATCCAGCGCTGCCATCCTGTTCTACACGTTCACCGTCAGCCTCACCGGGGCCAGGCCGAGAAGATGGCTTCATTATCTGCCCTATGGTCTTTACTTTGCCTGTATCACCCTCATCCCCACCAAACTCATGGTCAGCGGTATGCAGGTTATGTGGTACGGTAAGGCTCCCATTATCGGTCCCCTATTCCCGGCCTATGTCATCAGCGTATACCTGCCGCTAACTCTCGGTCTGGTGATACTGGTCAGGCACGGAAGACACTCCCACAATGTGGACGAGAAGATACGGCTTCAGTACATCATTGCCGGTATCATCGCCATGTTCATCGGAGGGACCACTGACTACCTGCCCGTCCTCGGGATAAGTATGTACCCGCTGGGAATTGTTGGGGACATCCTGTTCTGCGTGCTGGCCACGGTGGCAATGCTGCGCTATGACCTCCTGGAAACAAAAATGATGTTCCGCAAGGGAATTGCCTATGCGCTGGTGGGTGTGCTCGTTCTGGGTATCTTCGGCGGTATGACACTACTGCTCAGCAGCGTCTTCCACACCGCCCTGAGTCCCATTTCGATAACGATTATGATAGTCTCAGTCCTTATTGCCCTTCTTGTCTTCACATTCTTCCAGCCGGTGCTACCCCTCTTCCAGCGCATTGTGGACCGATGGTTCTACCGGGAACGGTACGACCACCTCCAGGCTCTGAAACGATTCACCAGTGAAACCAGGGACATGATAGACCTCAAACAACTGGCATCATCACTGGTTACGGCTATTGCCAACGGCATGCAAAGCCGCTATGTCTACCTGCTGCTGCCATCCCTGAAGACGGGCGATTTCGTCACCCACTCATACTATGGCCAGAACCCGAGCGG
The nucleotide sequence above comes from Dehalococcoidales bacterium. Encoded proteins:
- a CDS encoding HD domain-containing phosphohydrolase produces the protein MTAYLVIPVMEVVFCLILLVLLVVRGKHHIARKPFFLFLFSMVLWGLFIYLMRREPDLVTALLWERLVFVAISSAAILFYTFTVSLTGARPRRWLHYLPYGLYFACITLIPTKLMVSGMQVMWYGKAPIIGPLFPAYVISVYLPLTLGLVILVRHGRHSHNVDEKIRLQYIIAGIIAMFIGGTTDYLPVLGISMYPLGIVGDILFCVLATVAMLRYDLLETKMMFRKGIAYALVGVLVLGIFGGMTLLLSSVFHTALSPISITIMIVSVLIALLVFTFFQPVLPLFQRIVDRWFYRERYDHLQALKRFTSETRDMIDLKQLASSLVTAIANGMQSRYVYLLLPSLKTGDFVTHSYYGQNPSGHLSLRTSSLLALAMRYEDGLVDVNDIEVLPALKGLVNGEKDTLVKNHIEVMVPLKTGDRLVGILLIGGRLSSKHYSSEDRQLLHKISQEVAVSIENALAYESIQQKHGELLEAMDGIIHAMSLVVETRDPYTAGHQKRVADIACAIGRAMDLPEWDIKGIRIAGLLHDVGKLAVPAEILTKPGKLNASEFSIIKSHSQVSYNILELIEFPWPVKQAVLQHHERLDGSGYPDGLSGDDIII